In Tenebrio molitor chromosome 6, icTenMoli1.1, whole genome shotgun sequence, one genomic interval encodes:
- the ATP8A gene encoding phospholipid-transporting ATPase IA isoform X11 codes for MPGQNIELGRLPSSPTRGAATAKKRHAPDEEDGTASSSALDRETEAGDVHAPSEDRVIFINRTQPAVSKFVNNRISTAKYSVIRFIPLFLFEQFRRWANIFFLMIALLQQIPDVSPTGRYTTLVPLIFILSVSAIKEIIEDIKRHRADDETNHRKVEVLRAENWISVRWMDVIVGDIVKVLNNTFFPADLILLSSSEPQGMSFIETANLDGETNLKIRQALPSTARLTTINDLKNLSGTIECEPPNRHLYEFTGVLKETNKIAQPLGPDQVMLRGAMLRNTSWVFGIVAYTGHETKLMRNSTSAPLKRSSVDKLTNIQILLLFGILFTMCLISAIFNLLWNNNQSGADDYIGLEPNSTQNFAYNLLTFLILFNNLIPISLQVTLEVVRFIQAIFINMDIKMYHEESDTPAMARTSNLNEELGQVKYIFSDKTGTLTRNVMEFKRCAIGHDVYDALADNVNDALIVKHLRQEHKNAELIKELLVLLSVCHTVIPEKMPDGSVVYHAASPDERALVYGASRFGYVFKSRTPSFVEINALGEKQRYEILSVLEFSSARKRMSVIVKDPEGKIKLFCKGADTVIYERLDSLGREHSDVLLQHLENFATEGLRTLCCAVVELTKEDYEEWKKLYHKATISLQHREEKVEEAANLIERKLKLIGATAIEDKLQDGVPEAIATLLNANINIWVLTGDKQETAINIGYSCKLLSHGMQHILLNEEGLDNTRESILRHNAELGENLERQNDIALVIDGKTLKYALTCELRTDFLQLCISCKVVICCRVSPIQKAEVVEYVTKYTKTVTLAIGDGANDVAMIQKAHVGVGISGAEGLQAACASDYSIAQFRFLLRLLLVHGAWNYSRMCKLILYSFYKNICLYVIELWFAIYSGWSGQILFERWSIGFYNVLFTALPPLAMGLFDKTCSDEVMMTHPQLYKPSQNGQLFNVKVFWLWVFNGMIHSAILFWLPLLICEHDILWMSGRDGGYLVVGNFVYTYVVITVCLKAGLVTNSWTWLTHCAIWGSIVLWFVFIIAYSMFWPTVPVGSVMSGMYLMLFTTAVFWLGMFLIPAIAIIPDFLIKVIRGTIFKSLTDAVREGEIRKTGTDVFRGESKNSTMHALEQFAIYGFAFSQEEGGAVSQTEVIRAYDTNIPKPDGM; via the exons ATGCCAGGTCAGAATATAGAACTCGGACGTCTACCTTCTAGTCCTACCAGAGGTGCTGCAACTGCCAAAAAACGCCATGCCCCAG ACGAAGAAGATGGAACTGCATCGTCGTCGGCCCTGGACCGCGAAACGGAAGCGGGGGATGTTCACGCACCGAGCGAGGATCGCGTGATATTCATCAACAGGACACAACCGGCAGTATCAAAATTCGTCAACAACCGAATATCAACCGCTAAATATAG TGTTATACGTTTCATACCGTTGTTCCTTTTCGAACAGTTCCGGAGATGGgccaacattttctttttaatgatCGCCCTGTTGCAACAAATACCGGACGTGTCACCGACTGGACGCTACACCACACTAGtgcctcttatttttattctttcgGTGTCAGCTATAAAAGAGATCATCGAAGACATT AAAAGACACAGAGCGGATGACGAGACCAACCACCGCAAAGTCGAAGTTTTGAGAGCCGAAAATTGGATTTCCGTAAGATGGATGGACGTCATCGTCGGCGATATCGTCAAAGTCCTCAACAACACGTTCTTTCCAGCCGACTTGATACTTCTCTCGTCTAG CGAGCCCCAAGGGATGAGTTTCATCGAAACGGCGAATCTGGACGGCGAGACCAACCTTAAAATAAGACAAGCCCTTCCCAGTACGGCCCGATTGACGACGATCAACGATTTGAAGAACTTGTCGGGTACGATCGAGTGCGAACCCCCCAACAGACACCTCTACGAGTTCACCGGCGTCCTCAAGGAGACCAACAAAAT AGCGCAACCTCTCGGTCCCGACCAGGTGATGCTGAGAGGCGCCATGTTGCGAAACACTTCGTGGGTCTTCGGCATCGTGGCGTACACCGGTCACGAGACCAAACTGATGAGGAACTCCACCTCGGCTCCCTTGAAACGATCCAGCGTCGACAAACTCACCAACATACAAATCCTCCTCTTGTTCGGCATCTTGTTTACAATGTGTCTCATCAGCGCCATCTTCAATTTACTGTGGAACAACAATCAGAGCGGTGCCGACGACTACATTGGCCTCGAAC cGAATTCTACGCAAAACTTCGCCTACAATCTTCTCACGTTCTTGATCTTGTTCAACAATCTCATCCCGATATCGCTGCAAGTGACGCTGGAAGTGGTGCGCTTCATCCAGGCCATCTTCATCAACATGGACATCAAGATGTACCACGAGGAGAGCGACACTCCGGCGATGGCGAGGACCTCTAACCTGAACGAGGAGCTGGGCCAGGTCAAGTACATTTTCTCCGACAAAACGGGCACTTTGACTCGAAACGTGATGGAGTTCAAGCGGTGCGCCATAGGCCACGACGTGTACGACGCCCTCGCCGATAACGTCAACGACGCTCTGATTGTCAAACATCTGCGACAGGAACACAAAAACGCGGAACTGATAAAAGAGCTGTTGGTTCTCTTGTCCGTTTGTCACACCGTCATCCCGGAGAAGATGCCCGACGGGAGTGTGGTCTATCACGCGGCCTCCCCCGACGAGCGCGCCCTAGTCTACGGGGCCAGTCGCTTCGGCTACGTTTTTAAAAGTCGCACCCCGAGCTTCGTCGAGATCAACGCTCTGGGCGAGAAGCAACGCTACGAGATCCTCTCCGTTTTGGAGTTTTCGTCGGCGAGGAAACGGATGTCCGTCATAGTCAAAGATCCCGAAGgaaaaatcaaattgttttGTAAAGGCGCCGACACGGTCATCTACGAGCGTCTGGACAGTTTGGGGAGGGAACACAGCGACGTCTTGCTCCAGCACTTGGAGAATTTTGCCACGGAGGGGCTGCGCACGTTGTGTTGCGCCGTAGTTGAGTTGACGAAGGAGGACTACGAGGAGTGGAAGAAGCTCTACCACAAAGCGACGATATCGTTGCAACATCGCGAAGAAAAAGTCGAAGAGGCGGCCAACTTGATCGAACGGAAACTCAAATTGATCGGGGCGACGGCGATCGAAGACAAGTTGCAAGACGGCGTGCCCGAAGCGATAGCGACGTTGTTGAACGCAAACATCAACATCTGGGTGTTGACAGGTGACAAACAAGAGACGGCCATCAACATAGGGTATTCGTGTAAGTTGCTGTCGCACGGGATGCAGCACATCCTCCTCAATGAGGAGGGTCTAGAC AACACCAGAGAGTCAATTTTGCGGCACAACGCCGAGCTGGGCGAAAACTTGGAAAGACAAAACGACATCGCCCTGGTGATCGACgggaaaacattaaaatacgCCTTGACCTGCGAGCTACGAACCGACTTCCTCCAGCTCTGCATTTCGTGTAAAGTCGTGATATGTTGTCGGGTTTCCCCCATTCAAAAAGCGGAGGTCGTCGAGTACGTCACGAAATACACGAAAACGGTGACTCTGGCGATCGGCGACGGCGCCAATGACGTCGCCATGATCCAGAAGGCTCACGTCGGGGTGGGCATTTCGGGGGCGGAGGGATTGCAAGCGGCGTGCGCGTCCGACTACAGCATAGCCCAGTTCAGGTTTTTGTTGCGGTTGTTGTTGGTCCACGGCGCCTGGAACTACTCCAGGATGTGCAAGTTGATCCTGTACAGCTTCTACAAGAACATCTGTCTGTACGTGATCGAGCTGTGGTTCGCGATTTACTCGGGCTGGTCGGGTCAGATTTTGTTCGAGAGGTGGTCGATAGGTTTCTACAACGTGTTGTTTACGGCGTTGCCGCCTCTAGCCATGGGCCTGTTCGACAAGACTTGCAGCGACGAGGTGATGATGACGCATCCCCAACTGTACAAACCGTCGCAGAACGGCCAATTATTCAACGTGAAGGTGTTCTGGTTGTGGGTGTTCAACGGGATGATACACTCGGCGATTTTGTTCTGGTTGCCTCTGCTGATCTGCGAGCACGACATTCTGTGGATGTCGGGGCGCGACGGGGGATATCTAGTGGTCGGAAATTTCGTGTACACG taCGTCGTCATCACCGTCTGCCTGAAAGCCGGCCTCGTCACCAACTCGTGGACGTGGTTGACGCATTGCGCCATCTGGGGCTCGATCGTGCTCTGGTTCGTGTTCATTATCGCGTACAGCATGTTCTGGCCGACAGTCCCCGTCGGAAGCGTCATGTCCGGGATGTACTTAATGCTGTTCACCACTGCCGTCTTCTGGTTGGGCATGTTCCTCATACCCGCGATAGCCATCATTCCAGATTTCCTGATCAAAGT CATTCGCGGGACGATCTTCAAGTCGTTGACGGACGCCGTCCGAGAAGGAGAGATCCGCAAGACCGGCACCGACGTGTTCCGGGGCGAGTCCAAGAACTC AACAATGCATGCTTTGGAACAGTTCGCGATAT ATGGATTCGCCTTTTCGCAAGAGGAAGGCGGCGCCGTCTCGCAAACGGAGGTGATCAGAGCTTACGACACCAACATTCCCAAACCGGACGGGATGTAA
- the ATP8A gene encoding probable phospholipid-transporting ATPase IA isoform X5, whose protein sequence is MPGQNIELGRLPSSPTRGAATAKKRHAPDEEDGTASSSALDRETEAGDVHAPSEDRVIFINRTQPAVSKFVNNRISTAKYSVIRFIPLFLFEQFRRWANIFFLMIALLQQIPDVSPTGRYTTLVPLIFILSVSAIKEIIEDIKRHRADDETNHRKVEVLRAENWISVRWMDVIVGDIVKVLNNTFFPADLILLSSSEPQGMSFIETANLDGETNLKIRQALPSTARLTTINDLKNLSGTIECEPPNRHLYEFTGVLKETNKIAQPLGPDQVMLRGAMLRNTSWVFGIVAYTGHETKLMRNSTSAPLKRSSVDKLTNIQILLLFGILFTMCLISAIFNLLWNNNQSGADDYIGLEPNSTQNFAYNLLTFLILFNNLIPISLQVTLEVVRFIQAIFINMDIKMYHEESDTPAMARTSNLNEELGQVKYIFSDKTGTLTRNVMEFKRCAIGHDVYDALADNVNDALIVKHLRQEHKNAELIKELLVLLSVCHTVIPEKMPDGSVVYHAASPDERALVYGASRFGYVFKSRTPSFVEINALGEKQRYEILSVLEFSSARKRMSVIVKDPEGKIKLFCKGADTVIYERLDSLGREHSDVLLQHLENFATEGLRTLCCAVVELTKEDYEEWKKLYHKATISLQHREEKVEEAANLIERKLKLIGATAIEDKLQDGVPEAIATLLNANINIWVLTGDKQETAINIGYSCKLLSHGMQHILLNEEGLDNTRESILRHNAELGENLERQNDIALVIDGKTLKYALTCELRTDFLQLCISCKVVICCRVSPIQKAEVVEYVTKYTKTVTLAIGDGANDVAMIQKAHVGVGISGAEGLQAACASDYSIAQFRFLLRLLLVHGAWNYSRMCKLILYSFYKNICLYVIELWFAIYSGWSGQILFERWSIGFYNVLFTALPPLAMGLFDKTCSDEVMMTHPQLYKPSQNGQLFNVKVFWLWVFNGMIHSAILFWLPLLICEHDILWMSGRDGGYLVVGNFVYTYVVITVCLKAGLVTNSWTWLTHCAIWGSIVLWFVFIIAYSMFWPTVPVGSVMSGMYLMLFTTAVFWLGMFLIPAIAIIPDFLIKVCPLSDVLLKIWCPCPIIRGTIFKSLTDAVREGEIRKTGTDVFRGESKNSLSETARLLKNVFTRRTPRIDLEVEMSHGFAFSQEEGGAVSQTEVIRAYDTNIPKPDGM, encoded by the exons ATGCCAGGTCAGAATATAGAACTCGGACGTCTACCTTCTAGTCCTACCAGAGGTGCTGCAACTGCCAAAAAACGCCATGCCCCAG ACGAAGAAGATGGAACTGCATCGTCGTCGGCCCTGGACCGCGAAACGGAAGCGGGGGATGTTCACGCACCGAGCGAGGATCGCGTGATATTCATCAACAGGACACAACCGGCAGTATCAAAATTCGTCAACAACCGAATATCAACCGCTAAATATAG TGTTATACGTTTCATACCGTTGTTCCTTTTCGAACAGTTCCGGAGATGGgccaacattttctttttaatgatCGCCCTGTTGCAACAAATACCGGACGTGTCACCGACTGGACGCTACACCACACTAGtgcctcttatttttattctttcgGTGTCAGCTATAAAAGAGATCATCGAAGACATT AAAAGACACAGAGCGGATGACGAGACCAACCACCGCAAAGTCGAAGTTTTGAGAGCCGAAAATTGGATTTCCGTAAGATGGATGGACGTCATCGTCGGCGATATCGTCAAAGTCCTCAACAACACGTTCTTTCCAGCCGACTTGATACTTCTCTCGTCTAG CGAGCCCCAAGGGATGAGTTTCATCGAAACGGCGAATCTGGACGGCGAGACCAACCTTAAAATAAGACAAGCCCTTCCCAGTACGGCCCGATTGACGACGATCAACGATTTGAAGAACTTGTCGGGTACGATCGAGTGCGAACCCCCCAACAGACACCTCTACGAGTTCACCGGCGTCCTCAAGGAGACCAACAAAAT AGCGCAACCTCTCGGTCCCGACCAGGTGATGCTGAGAGGCGCCATGTTGCGAAACACTTCGTGGGTCTTCGGCATCGTGGCGTACACCGGTCACGAGACCAAACTGATGAGGAACTCCACCTCGGCTCCCTTGAAACGATCCAGCGTCGACAAACTCACCAACATACAAATCCTCCTCTTGTTCGGCATCTTGTTTACAATGTGTCTCATCAGCGCCATCTTCAATTTACTGTGGAACAACAATCAGAGCGGTGCCGACGACTACATTGGCCTCGAAC cGAATTCTACGCAAAACTTCGCCTACAATCTTCTCACGTTCTTGATCTTGTTCAACAATCTCATCCCGATATCGCTGCAAGTGACGCTGGAAGTGGTGCGCTTCATCCAGGCCATCTTCATCAACATGGACATCAAGATGTACCACGAGGAGAGCGACACTCCGGCGATGGCGAGGACCTCTAACCTGAACGAGGAGCTGGGCCAGGTCAAGTACATTTTCTCCGACAAAACGGGCACTTTGACTCGAAACGTGATGGAGTTCAAGCGGTGCGCCATAGGCCACGACGTGTACGACGCCCTCGCCGATAACGTCAACGACGCTCTGATTGTCAAACATCTGCGACAGGAACACAAAAACGCGGAACTGATAAAAGAGCTGTTGGTTCTCTTGTCCGTTTGTCACACCGTCATCCCGGAGAAGATGCCCGACGGGAGTGTGGTCTATCACGCGGCCTCCCCCGACGAGCGCGCCCTAGTCTACGGGGCCAGTCGCTTCGGCTACGTTTTTAAAAGTCGCACCCCGAGCTTCGTCGAGATCAACGCTCTGGGCGAGAAGCAACGCTACGAGATCCTCTCCGTTTTGGAGTTTTCGTCGGCGAGGAAACGGATGTCCGTCATAGTCAAAGATCCCGAAGgaaaaatcaaattgttttGTAAAGGCGCCGACACGGTCATCTACGAGCGTCTGGACAGTTTGGGGAGGGAACACAGCGACGTCTTGCTCCAGCACTTGGAGAATTTTGCCACGGAGGGGCTGCGCACGTTGTGTTGCGCCGTAGTTGAGTTGACGAAGGAGGACTACGAGGAGTGGAAGAAGCTCTACCACAAAGCGACGATATCGTTGCAACATCGCGAAGAAAAAGTCGAAGAGGCGGCCAACTTGATCGAACGGAAACTCAAATTGATCGGGGCGACGGCGATCGAAGACAAGTTGCAAGACGGCGTGCCCGAAGCGATAGCGACGTTGTTGAACGCAAACATCAACATCTGGGTGTTGACAGGTGACAAACAAGAGACGGCCATCAACATAGGGTATTCGTGTAAGTTGCTGTCGCACGGGATGCAGCACATCCTCCTCAATGAGGAGGGTCTAGAC AACACCAGAGAGTCAATTTTGCGGCACAACGCCGAGCTGGGCGAAAACTTGGAAAGACAAAACGACATCGCCCTGGTGATCGACgggaaaacattaaaatacgCCTTGACCTGCGAGCTACGAACCGACTTCCTCCAGCTCTGCATTTCGTGTAAAGTCGTGATATGTTGTCGGGTTTCCCCCATTCAAAAAGCGGAGGTCGTCGAGTACGTCACGAAATACACGAAAACGGTGACTCTGGCGATCGGCGACGGCGCCAATGACGTCGCCATGATCCAGAAGGCTCACGTCGGGGTGGGCATTTCGGGGGCGGAGGGATTGCAAGCGGCGTGCGCGTCCGACTACAGCATAGCCCAGTTCAGGTTTTTGTTGCGGTTGTTGTTGGTCCACGGCGCCTGGAACTACTCCAGGATGTGCAAGTTGATCCTGTACAGCTTCTACAAGAACATCTGTCTGTACGTGATCGAGCTGTGGTTCGCGATTTACTCGGGCTGGTCGGGTCAGATTTTGTTCGAGAGGTGGTCGATAGGTTTCTACAACGTGTTGTTTACGGCGTTGCCGCCTCTAGCCATGGGCCTGTTCGACAAGACTTGCAGCGACGAGGTGATGATGACGCATCCCCAACTGTACAAACCGTCGCAGAACGGCCAATTATTCAACGTGAAGGTGTTCTGGTTGTGGGTGTTCAACGGGATGATACACTCGGCGATTTTGTTCTGGTTGCCTCTGCTGATCTGCGAGCACGACATTCTGTGGATGTCGGGGCGCGACGGGGGATATCTAGTGGTCGGAAATTTCGTGTACACG taCGTCGTCATCACCGTCTGCCTGAAAGCCGGCCTCGTCACCAACTCGTGGACGTGGTTGACGCATTGCGCCATCTGGGGCTCGATCGTGCTCTGGTTCGTGTTCATTATCGCGTACAGCATGTTCTGGCCGACAGTCCCCGTCGGAAGCGTCATGTCCGGGATGTACTTAATGCTGTTCACCACTGCCGTCTTCTGGTTGGGCATGTTCCTCATACCCGCGATAGCCATCATTCCAGATTTCCTGATCAAAGT TTGTCCTCTCTCCGATGTTCTGCTCAAGATCTGGTGTCCTTGTCCTAT CATTCGCGGGACGATCTTCAAGTCGTTGACGGACGCCGTCCGAGAAGGAGAGATCCGCAAGACCGGCACCGACGTGTTCCGGGGCGAGTCCAAGAACTC ACTCTCGGAGACTGCCCGTTTGCTGAAGAACGTGTTCACGCGTCGCACCCCCCGGATTGATTTGGAGGTAGAGATGTCAC ATGGATTCGCCTTTTCGCAAGAGGAAGGCGGCGCCGTCTCGCAAACGGAGGTGATCAGAGCTTACGACACCAACATTCCCAAACCGGACGGGATGTAA
- the ATP8A gene encoding probable phospholipid-transporting ATPase IA isoform X8 has protein sequence MPGQNIELGRLPSSPTRGAATAKKRHAPDEEDGTASSSALDRETEAGDVHAPSEDRVIFINRTQPAVSKFVNNRISTAKYSVIRFIPLFLFEQFRRWANIFFLMIALLQQIPDVSPTGRYTTLVPLIFILSVSAIKEIIEDIKRHRADDETNHRKVEVLRAENWISVRWMDVIVGDIVKVLNNTFFPADLILLSSSEPQGMSFIETANLDGETNLKIRQALPSTARLTTINDLKNLSGTIECEPPNRHLYEFTGVLKETNKIAQPLGPDQVMLRGAMLRNTSWVFGIVAYTGHETKLMRNSTSAPLKRSSVDKLTNIQILLLFGILFTMCLISAIFNLLWNNNQSGADDYIGLEPNSTQNFAYNLLTFLILFNNLIPISLQVTLEVVRFIQAIFINMDIKMYHEESDTPAMARTSNLNEELGQVKYIFSDKTGTLTRNVMEFKRCAIGHDVYDALADNVNDALIVKHLRQEHKNAELIKELLVLLSVCHTVIPEKMPDGSVVYHAASPDERALVYGASRFGYVFKSRTPSFVEINALGEKQRYEILSVLEFSSARKRMSVIVKDPEGKIKLFCKGADTVIYERLDSLGREHSDVLLQHLENFATEGLRTLCCAVVELTKEDYEEWKKLYHKATISLQHREEKVEEAANLIERKLKLIGATAIEDKLQDGVPEAIATLLNANINIWVLTGDKQETAINIGYSCKLLSHGMQHILLNEEGLDNTRESILRHNAELGENLERQNDIALVIDGKTLKYALTCELRTDFLQLCISCKVVICCRVSPIQKAEVVEYVTKYTKTVTLAIGDGANDVAMIQKAHVGVGISGAEGLQAACASDYSIAQFRFLLRLLLVHGAWNYSRMCKLILYSFYKNICLYVIELWFAIYSGWSGQILFERWSIGFYNVLFTALPPLAMGLFDKTCSDEVMMTHPQLYKPSQNGQLFNVKVFWLWVFNGMIHSAILFWLPLLICEHDILWMSGRDGGYLVVGNFVYTYVVITVCLKAGLVTNSWTWLTHCAIWGSIVLWFVFIIAYSMFWPTVPVGSVMSGMYLMLFTTAVFWLGMFLIPAIAIIPDFLIKVCPLSDVLLKIWCPCPIIRGTIFKSLTDAVREGEIRKTGTDVFRGESKNSTMHALEQFAIYGFAFSQEEGGAVSQTEVIRAYDTNIPKPDGM, from the exons ATGCCAGGTCAGAATATAGAACTCGGACGTCTACCTTCTAGTCCTACCAGAGGTGCTGCAACTGCCAAAAAACGCCATGCCCCAG ACGAAGAAGATGGAACTGCATCGTCGTCGGCCCTGGACCGCGAAACGGAAGCGGGGGATGTTCACGCACCGAGCGAGGATCGCGTGATATTCATCAACAGGACACAACCGGCAGTATCAAAATTCGTCAACAACCGAATATCAACCGCTAAATATAG TGTTATACGTTTCATACCGTTGTTCCTTTTCGAACAGTTCCGGAGATGGgccaacattttctttttaatgatCGCCCTGTTGCAACAAATACCGGACGTGTCACCGACTGGACGCTACACCACACTAGtgcctcttatttttattctttcgGTGTCAGCTATAAAAGAGATCATCGAAGACATT AAAAGACACAGAGCGGATGACGAGACCAACCACCGCAAAGTCGAAGTTTTGAGAGCCGAAAATTGGATTTCCGTAAGATGGATGGACGTCATCGTCGGCGATATCGTCAAAGTCCTCAACAACACGTTCTTTCCAGCCGACTTGATACTTCTCTCGTCTAG CGAGCCCCAAGGGATGAGTTTCATCGAAACGGCGAATCTGGACGGCGAGACCAACCTTAAAATAAGACAAGCCCTTCCCAGTACGGCCCGATTGACGACGATCAACGATTTGAAGAACTTGTCGGGTACGATCGAGTGCGAACCCCCCAACAGACACCTCTACGAGTTCACCGGCGTCCTCAAGGAGACCAACAAAAT AGCGCAACCTCTCGGTCCCGACCAGGTGATGCTGAGAGGCGCCATGTTGCGAAACACTTCGTGGGTCTTCGGCATCGTGGCGTACACCGGTCACGAGACCAAACTGATGAGGAACTCCACCTCGGCTCCCTTGAAACGATCCAGCGTCGACAAACTCACCAACATACAAATCCTCCTCTTGTTCGGCATCTTGTTTACAATGTGTCTCATCAGCGCCATCTTCAATTTACTGTGGAACAACAATCAGAGCGGTGCCGACGACTACATTGGCCTCGAAC cGAATTCTACGCAAAACTTCGCCTACAATCTTCTCACGTTCTTGATCTTGTTCAACAATCTCATCCCGATATCGCTGCAAGTGACGCTGGAAGTGGTGCGCTTCATCCAGGCCATCTTCATCAACATGGACATCAAGATGTACCACGAGGAGAGCGACACTCCGGCGATGGCGAGGACCTCTAACCTGAACGAGGAGCTGGGCCAGGTCAAGTACATTTTCTCCGACAAAACGGGCACTTTGACTCGAAACGTGATGGAGTTCAAGCGGTGCGCCATAGGCCACGACGTGTACGACGCCCTCGCCGATAACGTCAACGACGCTCTGATTGTCAAACATCTGCGACAGGAACACAAAAACGCGGAACTGATAAAAGAGCTGTTGGTTCTCTTGTCCGTTTGTCACACCGTCATCCCGGAGAAGATGCCCGACGGGAGTGTGGTCTATCACGCGGCCTCCCCCGACGAGCGCGCCCTAGTCTACGGGGCCAGTCGCTTCGGCTACGTTTTTAAAAGTCGCACCCCGAGCTTCGTCGAGATCAACGCTCTGGGCGAGAAGCAACGCTACGAGATCCTCTCCGTTTTGGAGTTTTCGTCGGCGAGGAAACGGATGTCCGTCATAGTCAAAGATCCCGAAGgaaaaatcaaattgttttGTAAAGGCGCCGACACGGTCATCTACGAGCGTCTGGACAGTTTGGGGAGGGAACACAGCGACGTCTTGCTCCAGCACTTGGAGAATTTTGCCACGGAGGGGCTGCGCACGTTGTGTTGCGCCGTAGTTGAGTTGACGAAGGAGGACTACGAGGAGTGGAAGAAGCTCTACCACAAAGCGACGATATCGTTGCAACATCGCGAAGAAAAAGTCGAAGAGGCGGCCAACTTGATCGAACGGAAACTCAAATTGATCGGGGCGACGGCGATCGAAGACAAGTTGCAAGACGGCGTGCCCGAAGCGATAGCGACGTTGTTGAACGCAAACATCAACATCTGGGTGTTGACAGGTGACAAACAAGAGACGGCCATCAACATAGGGTATTCGTGTAAGTTGCTGTCGCACGGGATGCAGCACATCCTCCTCAATGAGGAGGGTCTAGAC AACACCAGAGAGTCAATTTTGCGGCACAACGCCGAGCTGGGCGAAAACTTGGAAAGACAAAACGACATCGCCCTGGTGATCGACgggaaaacattaaaatacgCCTTGACCTGCGAGCTACGAACCGACTTCCTCCAGCTCTGCATTTCGTGTAAAGTCGTGATATGTTGTCGGGTTTCCCCCATTCAAAAAGCGGAGGTCGTCGAGTACGTCACGAAATACACGAAAACGGTGACTCTGGCGATCGGCGACGGCGCCAATGACGTCGCCATGATCCAGAAGGCTCACGTCGGGGTGGGCATTTCGGGGGCGGAGGGATTGCAAGCGGCGTGCGCGTCCGACTACAGCATAGCCCAGTTCAGGTTTTTGTTGCGGTTGTTGTTGGTCCACGGCGCCTGGAACTACTCCAGGATGTGCAAGTTGATCCTGTACAGCTTCTACAAGAACATCTGTCTGTACGTGATCGAGCTGTGGTTCGCGATTTACTCGGGCTGGTCGGGTCAGATTTTGTTCGAGAGGTGGTCGATAGGTTTCTACAACGTGTTGTTTACGGCGTTGCCGCCTCTAGCCATGGGCCTGTTCGACAAGACTTGCAGCGACGAGGTGATGATGACGCATCCCCAACTGTACAAACCGTCGCAGAACGGCCAATTATTCAACGTGAAGGTGTTCTGGTTGTGGGTGTTCAACGGGATGATACACTCGGCGATTTTGTTCTGGTTGCCTCTGCTGATCTGCGAGCACGACATTCTGTGGATGTCGGGGCGCGACGGGGGATATCTAGTGGTCGGAAATTTCGTGTACACG taCGTCGTCATCACCGTCTGCCTGAAAGCCGGCCTCGTCACCAACTCGTGGACGTGGTTGACGCATTGCGCCATCTGGGGCTCGATCGTGCTCTGGTTCGTGTTCATTATCGCGTACAGCATGTTCTGGCCGACAGTCCCCGTCGGAAGCGTCATGTCCGGGATGTACTTAATGCTGTTCACCACTGCCGTCTTCTGGTTGGGCATGTTCCTCATACCCGCGATAGCCATCATTCCAGATTTCCTGATCAAAGT TTGTCCTCTCTCCGATGTTCTGCTCAAGATCTGGTGTCCTTGTCCTAT CATTCGCGGGACGATCTTCAAGTCGTTGACGGACGCCGTCCGAGAAGGAGAGATCCGCAAGACCGGCACCGACGTGTTCCGGGGCGAGTCCAAGAACTC AACAATGCATGCTTTGGAACAGTTCGCGATAT ATGGATTCGCCTTTTCGCAAGAGGAAGGCGGCGCCGTCTCGCAAACGGAGGTGATCAGAGCTTACGACACCAACATTCCCAAACCGGACGGGATGTAA